A single genomic interval of Gossypium raimondii isolate GPD5lz chromosome 11, ASM2569854v1, whole genome shotgun sequence harbors:
- the LOC105804227 gene encoding uncharacterized protein LOC105804227 isoform X1: MVKFSAFSLMILSFTPFHSIILKNPRRFSRNIPFNHSTKSRVTSYAQNVQLHTEDMMGASRYLPPLFSVASMMEWTDNHYRTLARLISKHAWLYTEMLAAETIVYQQGNLLQTWHWGILNRKPLDKIRTPIKMERKQWKS, translated from the exons ATGGTGAAGTTTTCAGCTTTTTCTTTGATGATATTGTCATTTACACCTTTTCATTCTATTATCCTGAAAAACCCTCGCAGATTTTCTAGAAATATACCTTTCAACCATTCAACTAAATCAAGGGTCACTTCTTATGCCCAAAACGTTCAATTACATACAGAAGACATGATGGGTGCTAGTCGCTATCTTCCTCCTCTATTTAG CGTAGCTTCCATGATGGAATGGACTGATAATCATTATAGGACTCTTGCGCGCCTTATCTCCAAACATGCGTGGCTTTACACAGAGATGCTTGCTGCTGAAACTATTGTTTATCAACAAGGGAATCTG TTGCAAACCTGGCATTGGGGAATCTTAAATCGAAAGCCCTTAGATAAAATCAGAACACCAATAAAGATGGAAAGAAAGCAGTGGAAATCTTAG
- the LOC105804227 gene encoding uncharacterized protein LOC105804227 isoform X2 — MVKFSAFSLMILSFTPFHSIILKNPRRFSRNIPFNHSTKSRVTSYAQNVQLHTEDMMGASRYLPPLFSVASMMEWTDNHYRTLARLISKHAWLYTEMLAAETIVYQQGNLAFVSVVANLALGNLKSKALR, encoded by the exons ATGGTGAAGTTTTCAGCTTTTTCTTTGATGATATTGTCATTTACACCTTTTCATTCTATTATCCTGAAAAACCCTCGCAGATTTTCTAGAAATATACCTTTCAACCATTCAACTAAATCAAGGGTCACTTCTTATGCCCAAAACGTTCAATTACATACAGAAGACATGATGGGTGCTAGTCGCTATCTTCCTCCTCTATTTAG CGTAGCTTCCATGATGGAATGGACTGATAATCATTATAGGACTCTTGCGCGCCTTATCTCCAAACATGCGTGGCTTTACACAGAGATGCTTGCTGCTGAAACTATTGTTTATCAACAAGGGAATCTG GCATTCGTGTCAGTAGTTGCAAACCTGGCATTGGGGAATCTTAAATCGAAAGCCCTTAGATAA